One genomic region from Mytilus trossulus isolate FHL-02 chromosome 9, PNRI_Mtr1.1.1.hap1, whole genome shotgun sequence encodes:
- the LOC134685649 gene encoding APOBEC1 complementation factor-like isoform X4 produces the protein MATQTLEKSKQGIAGAQNEQNLLCLIDRTNYPMLQENGQRKYGPPPDWKGPAPQRGCEIFIGKIPRDCFEDELVPVFEKIGKLYELRLMMDFSGSNRGYAFVMYTNRIDAQRAVKELNNFELRKGRLIGVCMSVDNCRLFVGGIPKTKGQQEILQEMIKVTEGVVDVIVYPSAVDKTKNRGFAFVEYENHRAAAMARRKLIPGRIQLWGHQIAVDWAEPEQEVDEDTMGSVKILYVRNLMLDTTEETLHQVFTKACGRENSVERVKKIRDYAFIHFREREDALKALNMTNNQSIDGSKVEVVLAKPVDKNDYRIYARGKTALQQAYGAYTTGMYGDASSVLGSMYPPGVQGVQGIARGFTGRTAVGIRGAMRGRGRGAAGARGAGVLRYGMIGAGFSGKKYPSEILDELCQKNGWGSPVYQLHSTLANDNSQLFLYKVTVPAFSTPFQPNKLSKSIDTAKNFGAEFVLTQLGIPYDSDASNLATSMYQGRPIGPAGYAIANGLPRSDVPYATIPMVTSAPPTYVSTMAPGKMTMPPPPGPQIPYEYGQYN, from the exons ATGGCAACGCAGACGTTAGAGAAAAGTAAACAGGGAATAGCAGGTGctcaaaatgaacaaaatctTCTATGTTTGATAGACAGAACAAATTATCCAATGCTTCAGGAAAATGGACAGAGAAAATATGGACCACCACCAGACTGGAAAGGACCTGCACCACAGAGGGGATGTGAAATTTTCATTGGGAAAATACCCCGCGATTGCTTTGAAGATGAACTTGTTCCAGTGTTTGAAAAAATTGGAAAGCTATATGAACTTAGGTTAATGATGGATTTTAGTGGTTCAAATCGTGGGTATGCATTTGTTATGTACACAAACCGCATTGATGCTCAAAGGGCAGTTAAAGaactaaataattttgaattgagGAAAGGCAGATTAATAGGTGTTTGCATGTCTGTTGATAATTGTAGACTTTTCGTTGGAGGCATACCGAAAACAAAAGGACAGCAAGAAATCCTGCAAGAAATGATAAAAGTGACTGAAGGTGTAGTGGACGTTATAGTTTATCCAAGTGCTGTGGATAAAACGAAAAACAGAGGATTTGCTTTTGTTGAGTATGAAAATCACAGAGCTGCTGCAATGGCCAGAAGAAAATTAATTCCAGGTAGAATTCAGCTGTGGGGACACCAAATAGCAGTAGACTGGGCTGAACCAGAACAAGAGGTGGATGAAGACACAATGGGTTCA GTGAAGATATTATATGTTAGAAACTTGATGTTGGACACAACAGAAGAGACATTGCATCAGGTTTTTACCAAGGCTTGTGGAAGGGAAAACAGTGTGGAAAGAGTAAAGAAAATCAGGGATTATGCCTTTATCCACTTCAGAGAAAGAGAAGATGCTTTAAAAGCCCTGAACATGACAAATA ATCAGAGTATTGATGGATCAAAAGTGGAAGTAGTTTTAGCCAAGCCAGTGGACAAGAATGACTATAGGATTTATGCAAGAGGCAAAACAGCATTACAACAG GCTTATGGTGCTTACACTACAGGAATGTACGGTGATGCTTCATCAGTGTTAGGATCAATGTATCCTCCAGGAGTACAAGGTGTACAAGGAATTGCAAG GGGATTCACAGGTCGAACAGCTGTAGGAATTAGAGGGGCTATGAGAGGTAGAGGAAGAGGAGCGGCTGGAGCAAGAGGAGCAGGTGTTCTCAGATATGGAATGATTGGTGCTGGATTTTCTGGCAAGAAATACCCATCAGAG ataTTAGATGAATTGTGTCAGAAGAATGGTTGGGGGAGTCCAGTTTACCAGCTACATTCTACACTAGCTAATGATAACTCCCAACTCTTCTTGTACAAG gtgACTGTTCCTGCTTTCAGTACCCCATTCCAGCCAAATAAGTTATCAAAAAGTATAGACACAGCCAAAAACTTTGGTGCAGAATTTGTCCTAACTCAGTTAGGAATCCCTTATGACAGTG atgcaTCAAATCTTGCCACAAGTATGTACCAGGGAAGGCCAATAGGTCCAGCAGGCTATGCCATAGCAAATGGTTTGCCAAGATCAGATGTTCCCTATGCAACAATACCAATGGTAACAAGTGCTCCTCCAACCTATGTCAGTACAATGGCTCCAGGGAAAATGACAATGCCCCCACCACCAGGTCCACAGA TTCCTTATGAATATGGACAATACAATTAG
- the LOC134685649 gene encoding APOBEC1 complementation factor-like isoform X1: MATQTLEKSKQGIAGAQNEQNLLCLIDRTNYPMLQENGQRKYGPPPDWKGPAPQRGCEIFIGKIPRDCFEDELVPVFEKIGKLYELRLMMDFSGSNRGYAFVMYTNRIDAQRAVKELNNFELRKGRLIGVCMSVDNCRLFVGGIPKTKGQQEILQEMIKVTEGVVDVIVYPSAVDKTKNRGFAFVEYENHRAAAMARRKLIPGRIQLWGHQIAVDWAEPEQEVDEDTMGSVKILYVRNLMLDTTEETLHQVFTKACGRENSVERVKKIRDYAFIHFREREDALKALNMTNNQSIDGSKVEVVLAKPVDKNDYRIYARGKTALQQDEQDNDIEELSEALSLLQAYGAYTTGMYGDASSVLGSMYPPGVQGVQGIARGFTGRTAVGIRGAMRGRGRGAAGARGAGVLRYGMIGAGFSGKKYPSEDLLVDLMPGMELTPTNPVTLKPQSYKLPTQILDELCQKNGWGSPVYQLHSTLANDNSQLFLYKVTVPAFSTPFQPNKLSKSIDTAKNFGAEFVLTQLGIPYDSDASNLATSMYQGRPIGPAGYAIANGLPRSDVPYATIPMVTSAPPTYVSTMAPGKMTMPPPPGPQIPYEYGQYN; encoded by the exons ATGGCAACGCAGACGTTAGAGAAAAGTAAACAGGGAATAGCAGGTGctcaaaatgaacaaaatctTCTATGTTTGATAGACAGAACAAATTATCCAATGCTTCAGGAAAATGGACAGAGAAAATATGGACCACCACCAGACTGGAAAGGACCTGCACCACAGAGGGGATGTGAAATTTTCATTGGGAAAATACCCCGCGATTGCTTTGAAGATGAACTTGTTCCAGTGTTTGAAAAAATTGGAAAGCTATATGAACTTAGGTTAATGATGGATTTTAGTGGTTCAAATCGTGGGTATGCATTTGTTATGTACACAAACCGCATTGATGCTCAAAGGGCAGTTAAAGaactaaataattttgaattgagGAAAGGCAGATTAATAGGTGTTTGCATGTCTGTTGATAATTGTAGACTTTTCGTTGGAGGCATACCGAAAACAAAAGGACAGCAAGAAATCCTGCAAGAAATGATAAAAGTGACTGAAGGTGTAGTGGACGTTATAGTTTATCCAAGTGCTGTGGATAAAACGAAAAACAGAGGATTTGCTTTTGTTGAGTATGAAAATCACAGAGCTGCTGCAATGGCCAGAAGAAAATTAATTCCAGGTAGAATTCAGCTGTGGGGACACCAAATAGCAGTAGACTGGGCTGAACCAGAACAAGAGGTGGATGAAGACACAATGGGTTCA GTGAAGATATTATATGTTAGAAACTTGATGTTGGACACAACAGAAGAGACATTGCATCAGGTTTTTACCAAGGCTTGTGGAAGGGAAAACAGTGTGGAAAGAGTAAAGAAAATCAGGGATTATGCCTTTATCCACTTCAGAGAAAGAGAAGATGCTTTAAAAGCCCTGAACATGACAAATA ATCAGAGTATTGATGGATCAAAAGTGGAAGTAGTTTTAGCCAAGCCAGTGGACAAGAATGACTATAGGATTTATGCAAGAGGCAAAACAGCATTACAACAG gaTGAACAAGACAATGATATTGAGGAGCTTTCAGAAGCATTATCTCTGTTACAG GCTTATGGTGCTTACACTACAGGAATGTACGGTGATGCTTCATCAGTGTTAGGATCAATGTATCCTCCAGGAGTACAAGGTGTACAAGGAATTGCAAG GGGATTCACAGGTCGAACAGCTGTAGGAATTAGAGGGGCTATGAGAGGTAGAGGAAGAGGAGCGGCTGGAGCAAGAGGAGCAGGTGTTCTCAGATATGGAATGATTGGTGCTGGATTTTCTGGCAAGAAATACCCATCAGAG GATCTTCTAGTTGATCTAATGCCTGGCATGGAATTGACACCTACTAACCCAGTAACTCTTAAACCACAAAGTTATAAACTACCAACCcag ataTTAGATGAATTGTGTCAGAAGAATGGTTGGGGGAGTCCAGTTTACCAGCTACATTCTACACTAGCTAATGATAACTCCCAACTCTTCTTGTACAAG gtgACTGTTCCTGCTTTCAGTACCCCATTCCAGCCAAATAAGTTATCAAAAAGTATAGACACAGCCAAAAACTTTGGTGCAGAATTTGTCCTAACTCAGTTAGGAATCCCTTATGACAGTG atgcaTCAAATCTTGCCACAAGTATGTACCAGGGAAGGCCAATAGGTCCAGCAGGCTATGCCATAGCAAATGGTTTGCCAAGATCAGATGTTCCCTATGCAACAATACCAATGGTAACAAGTGCTCCTCCAACCTATGTCAGTACAATGGCTCCAGGGAAAATGACAATGCCCCCACCACCAGGTCCACAGA TTCCTTATGAATATGGACAATACAATTAG
- the LOC134685649 gene encoding APOBEC1 complementation factor-like isoform X3, which yields MATQTLEKSKQGIAGAQNEQNLLCLIDRTNYPMLQENGQRKYGPPPDWKGPAPQRGCEIFIGKIPRDCFEDELVPVFEKIGKLYELRLMMDFSGSNRGYAFVMYTNRIDAQRAVKELNNFELRKGRLIGVCMSVDNCRLFVGGIPKTKGQQEILQEMIKVTEGVVDVIVYPSAVDKTKNRGFAFVEYENHRAAAMARRKLIPGRIQLWGHQIAVDWAEPEQEVDEDTMGSVKILYVRNLMLDTTEETLHQVFTKACGRENSVERVKKIRDYAFIHFREREDALKALNMTNNQSIDGSKVEVVLAKPVDKNDYRIYARGKTALQQDEQDNDIEELSEALSLLQAYGAYTTGMYGDASSVLGSMYPPGVQGVQGIARGFTGRTAVGIRGAMRGRGRGAAGARGAGVLRYGMIGAGFSGKKYPSEILDELCQKNGWGSPVYQLHSTLANDNSQLFLYKVTVPAFSTPFQPNKLSKSIDTAKNFGAEFVLTQLGIPYDSDASNLATSMYQGRPIGPAGYAIANGLPRSDVPYATIPMVTSAPPTYVSTMAPGKMTMPPPPGPQIPYEYGQYN from the exons ATGGCAACGCAGACGTTAGAGAAAAGTAAACAGGGAATAGCAGGTGctcaaaatgaacaaaatctTCTATGTTTGATAGACAGAACAAATTATCCAATGCTTCAGGAAAATGGACAGAGAAAATATGGACCACCACCAGACTGGAAAGGACCTGCACCACAGAGGGGATGTGAAATTTTCATTGGGAAAATACCCCGCGATTGCTTTGAAGATGAACTTGTTCCAGTGTTTGAAAAAATTGGAAAGCTATATGAACTTAGGTTAATGATGGATTTTAGTGGTTCAAATCGTGGGTATGCATTTGTTATGTACACAAACCGCATTGATGCTCAAAGGGCAGTTAAAGaactaaataattttgaattgagGAAAGGCAGATTAATAGGTGTTTGCATGTCTGTTGATAATTGTAGACTTTTCGTTGGAGGCATACCGAAAACAAAAGGACAGCAAGAAATCCTGCAAGAAATGATAAAAGTGACTGAAGGTGTAGTGGACGTTATAGTTTATCCAAGTGCTGTGGATAAAACGAAAAACAGAGGATTTGCTTTTGTTGAGTATGAAAATCACAGAGCTGCTGCAATGGCCAGAAGAAAATTAATTCCAGGTAGAATTCAGCTGTGGGGACACCAAATAGCAGTAGACTGGGCTGAACCAGAACAAGAGGTGGATGAAGACACAATGGGTTCA GTGAAGATATTATATGTTAGAAACTTGATGTTGGACACAACAGAAGAGACATTGCATCAGGTTTTTACCAAGGCTTGTGGAAGGGAAAACAGTGTGGAAAGAGTAAAGAAAATCAGGGATTATGCCTTTATCCACTTCAGAGAAAGAGAAGATGCTTTAAAAGCCCTGAACATGACAAATA ATCAGAGTATTGATGGATCAAAAGTGGAAGTAGTTTTAGCCAAGCCAGTGGACAAGAATGACTATAGGATTTATGCAAGAGGCAAAACAGCATTACAACAG gaTGAACAAGACAATGATATTGAGGAGCTTTCAGAAGCATTATCTCTGTTACAG GCTTATGGTGCTTACACTACAGGAATGTACGGTGATGCTTCATCAGTGTTAGGATCAATGTATCCTCCAGGAGTACAAGGTGTACAAGGAATTGCAAG GGGATTCACAGGTCGAACAGCTGTAGGAATTAGAGGGGCTATGAGAGGTAGAGGAAGAGGAGCGGCTGGAGCAAGAGGAGCAGGTGTTCTCAGATATGGAATGATTGGTGCTGGATTTTCTGGCAAGAAATACCCATCAGAG ataTTAGATGAATTGTGTCAGAAGAATGGTTGGGGGAGTCCAGTTTACCAGCTACATTCTACACTAGCTAATGATAACTCCCAACTCTTCTTGTACAAG gtgACTGTTCCTGCTTTCAGTACCCCATTCCAGCCAAATAAGTTATCAAAAAGTATAGACACAGCCAAAAACTTTGGTGCAGAATTTGTCCTAACTCAGTTAGGAATCCCTTATGACAGTG atgcaTCAAATCTTGCCACAAGTATGTACCAGGGAAGGCCAATAGGTCCAGCAGGCTATGCCATAGCAAATGGTTTGCCAAGATCAGATGTTCCCTATGCAACAATACCAATGGTAACAAGTGCTCCTCCAACCTATGTCAGTACAATGGCTCCAGGGAAAATGACAATGCCCCCACCACCAGGTCCACAGA TTCCTTATGAATATGGACAATACAATTAG
- the LOC134685649 gene encoding APOBEC1 complementation factor-like isoform X2: protein MATQTLEKSKQGIAGAQNEQNLLCLIDRTNYPMLQENGQRKYGPPPDWKGPAPQRGCEIFIGKIPRDCFEDELVPVFEKIGKLYELRLMMDFSGSNRGYAFVMYTNRIDAQRAVKELNNFELRKGRLIGVCMSVDNCRLFVGGIPKTKGQQEILQEMIKVTEGVVDVIVYPSAVDKTKNRGFAFVEYENHRAAAMARRKLIPGRIQLWGHQIAVDWAEPEQEVDEDTMGSVKILYVRNLMLDTTEETLHQVFTKACGRENSVERVKKIRDYAFIHFREREDALKALNMTNNQSIDGSKVEVVLAKPVDKNDYRIYARGKTALQQAYGAYTTGMYGDASSVLGSMYPPGVQGVQGIARGFTGRTAVGIRGAMRGRGRGAAGARGAGVLRYGMIGAGFSGKKYPSEDLLVDLMPGMELTPTNPVTLKPQSYKLPTQILDELCQKNGWGSPVYQLHSTLANDNSQLFLYKVTVPAFSTPFQPNKLSKSIDTAKNFGAEFVLTQLGIPYDSDASNLATSMYQGRPIGPAGYAIANGLPRSDVPYATIPMVTSAPPTYVSTMAPGKMTMPPPPGPQIPYEYGQYN from the exons ATGGCAACGCAGACGTTAGAGAAAAGTAAACAGGGAATAGCAGGTGctcaaaatgaacaaaatctTCTATGTTTGATAGACAGAACAAATTATCCAATGCTTCAGGAAAATGGACAGAGAAAATATGGACCACCACCAGACTGGAAAGGACCTGCACCACAGAGGGGATGTGAAATTTTCATTGGGAAAATACCCCGCGATTGCTTTGAAGATGAACTTGTTCCAGTGTTTGAAAAAATTGGAAAGCTATATGAACTTAGGTTAATGATGGATTTTAGTGGTTCAAATCGTGGGTATGCATTTGTTATGTACACAAACCGCATTGATGCTCAAAGGGCAGTTAAAGaactaaataattttgaattgagGAAAGGCAGATTAATAGGTGTTTGCATGTCTGTTGATAATTGTAGACTTTTCGTTGGAGGCATACCGAAAACAAAAGGACAGCAAGAAATCCTGCAAGAAATGATAAAAGTGACTGAAGGTGTAGTGGACGTTATAGTTTATCCAAGTGCTGTGGATAAAACGAAAAACAGAGGATTTGCTTTTGTTGAGTATGAAAATCACAGAGCTGCTGCAATGGCCAGAAGAAAATTAATTCCAGGTAGAATTCAGCTGTGGGGACACCAAATAGCAGTAGACTGGGCTGAACCAGAACAAGAGGTGGATGAAGACACAATGGGTTCA GTGAAGATATTATATGTTAGAAACTTGATGTTGGACACAACAGAAGAGACATTGCATCAGGTTTTTACCAAGGCTTGTGGAAGGGAAAACAGTGTGGAAAGAGTAAAGAAAATCAGGGATTATGCCTTTATCCACTTCAGAGAAAGAGAAGATGCTTTAAAAGCCCTGAACATGACAAATA ATCAGAGTATTGATGGATCAAAAGTGGAAGTAGTTTTAGCCAAGCCAGTGGACAAGAATGACTATAGGATTTATGCAAGAGGCAAAACAGCATTACAACAG GCTTATGGTGCTTACACTACAGGAATGTACGGTGATGCTTCATCAGTGTTAGGATCAATGTATCCTCCAGGAGTACAAGGTGTACAAGGAATTGCAAG GGGATTCACAGGTCGAACAGCTGTAGGAATTAGAGGGGCTATGAGAGGTAGAGGAAGAGGAGCGGCTGGAGCAAGAGGAGCAGGTGTTCTCAGATATGGAATGATTGGTGCTGGATTTTCTGGCAAGAAATACCCATCAGAG GATCTTCTAGTTGATCTAATGCCTGGCATGGAATTGACACCTACTAACCCAGTAACTCTTAAACCACAAAGTTATAAACTACCAACCcag ataTTAGATGAATTGTGTCAGAAGAATGGTTGGGGGAGTCCAGTTTACCAGCTACATTCTACACTAGCTAATGATAACTCCCAACTCTTCTTGTACAAG gtgACTGTTCCTGCTTTCAGTACCCCATTCCAGCCAAATAAGTTATCAAAAAGTATAGACACAGCCAAAAACTTTGGTGCAGAATTTGTCCTAACTCAGTTAGGAATCCCTTATGACAGTG atgcaTCAAATCTTGCCACAAGTATGTACCAGGGAAGGCCAATAGGTCCAGCAGGCTATGCCATAGCAAATGGTTTGCCAAGATCAGATGTTCCCTATGCAACAATACCAATGGTAACAAGTGCTCCTCCAACCTATGTCAGTACAATGGCTCCAGGGAAAATGACAATGCCCCCACCACCAGGTCCACAGA TTCCTTATGAATATGGACAATACAATTAG